One Erpetoichthys calabaricus chromosome 8, fErpCal1.3, whole genome shotgun sequence DNA segment encodes these proteins:
- the cep70 gene encoding centrosomal protein of 70 kDa isoform X1, whose translation MSLGMLFQTSGMCLRAEQTDWDEVNRLLKLHGFKPVHLTKITEYQDGFVLDKKCNTEITSILKTVLKNTERQEKLIQELIQSNIQLKNEVQQQMNRAARQSQRASELEKMQDGVKAKIQDLEDSYIAKAAEHQKTVQQLQREKSEAQKHCEHLEEKLSENGNVISQLQKQLNVGLNEEDKRIARQNRIFEQFHKRAARSHSVTDQQLLDVIDAYESKIHHQQVELSKWMEKAGGINERVEYEISSTIYNEGNKKLADGTSSYKTILKSYQDQLTECKAQKEQLKQENLSLKKDLQSRPTVTELKLCKQQLKRLERHITQSNIRPKENKKGENKKIFENNEYLLETEYPIILKELGIQDLNDLTQFTKLQRQQLENYKQLVKVLNGIKAIVYRNGVPFELQKESYLQAVENADYGDLLPTIELWAEQLAGLKELQHALQKLLVRLDPYNSIKRIFDENDGVKVEELQHTVEMMLQVTEEDEINSNVIGKPSQPTLLAIVSHFQKLFDVKSISGVYPRMNEVYTKLGEMTNTMRNLRQFFDLDDSASPSTLVHLVEKLCCLLSDRTVHQVHQLLGTLDIESIIRKLQEHEEFFPAFHDLIQELLHVLGVHHLDDILPTVMSLKRLTE comes from the exons ATGTCGTTAGGAATGCTTTTTCAAACTTCAGGTATGTGTCTACGG GCAGAACAAACTGACTGGGATGAAGTAAATCGATTGCTAAAACTGCATGGCTTTAAGCCAGTTCATTTGACAAAGATAACAGAATACCAAG ATGGATTTGTTCtagataaaaaatgtaacacagaaATAACGTCGATATTAAAGACTGTGTTAAAGAACACTGAACGACAAGAAAAACTGATTCAAGAACTAATACAGTCCAATATTCAACTGAa aaatgaagttCAGCAACAGATGAATCGTGCTGCTCGACAGTCACAACGTGCATCTGAGCTAGAAAAAATGCAAGATGGAGTGAAGGCCAAGATTCAGGATTTAGAGGATAGTTATATTGCCAAGGCTGCTGAACACCAGAAAACTGTGCAACAGTTACAAAGAGAGAAGTCTGAAGCACAG AAACATTGTGAACAtcttgaagaaaaactttctgaaaatggAAATGTTATTTCTCAGCTGCAAAAACAATTGAATGTTGGATTAAATGAAGAAGACAAACGAATTGCCAGACAAAACAGAATTTTTGAACAGTTTCACAAGAGGGCAGCAAGGTCACATTCTGTAACAGATCAGCA GTTGCTTGATGTGATTGATGCTTATGAGTCAAAGATCCATCATCAGCAAGTTGAGCTGAG TAAATGGATGGAAAAAGCAGGTGGCATAAATGAGAGAGTAGAGTATGAGATTTCCAGTACTATATATAATGAAGGCAACAAGAAATTGGCAGATGGTACTTCAAGTTATAAAACGATTCTTAag tccTATCAGGATCAGTTAACAGAATGTAAAGCTCAGAAGGAACAACTAAAACAAGAAAATTTGAGTTTAAAAAAGGACCTGCAGTCACG aCCAACTGTGACTGAATTGAAGTTATGCAAGCAGCAGCTGAAAAGACTAGAACGGCATATTACTCAGAGTAACATCAG gccaaaggagaataaaaaaggagaaaataagaaaatatttgaaaataatgaatatttgcTGGAAACTGAATACCCGATCATTTTAAAG GAGTTGGGGATTCAGGATTTAAATGATCTTACTCAGTTTACAAAACTACAAAGACAACAACTGGAAAATTATAAACAACTTGTAAAG gtGCTTAATGGGATTAAGGCCATTGTATATAGGAACGGAGTCCCATTTGAGTTGCAGAAAGAGTCCTATCTTCAGGCCGTTGAAAATGCCGATTATGGTGATCTCCTTCCAACTATAGAACTCTGGGCTGAGCAGCTGGCAGGTTTGAAG GAACTGCAACATGCACTGCAAAAGTTACTGGTTAGATTGGATCCCTACAATTCAATCAAAAGAATATTTGATGAAAATGATGGAGTGAAGGTTGAAGAACTGCAGCATACTGTGGAAATGATGTTACAAGTAACTGAAGAAGACGAAATAAACTCAAAT GTCATTGGAAAGCCTTCTCAACCAACTCTTCTAGCAATTGTTTCCCATTTTCAGAAATTGTTTGATGTGAAATCTATCAGCGGTGTTTATCCCAGAATGAATGAAGTGTACACAAAGCTGGgagaaatgacaaatacaatgagaAATCTACGACAGTTTTTTGACTTGG ATGATTCTGCTTCTCCAAGCACGTTGGTTCATTTAGTGGAGAAGCTGTGCTGCTTACTCAGCGACAGAACTGTGCATCAAGTACATCAACTTCTGGGCACGCTGGACATCGAGAG TATTATCAGAAAGTTACAAGAACATGAAGaattttttcctgcatttcatgaCCTAATCCAAGAACTACTACATGTACtag GAGTTCATCACCTGGATGATATTCTGCCAACAGTTATGTCCCTAAAGCGCCTAACAGAATaa
- the cep70 gene encoding centrosomal protein of 70 kDa isoform X2: protein MSLGMLFQTSGTEILAEQTDWDEVNRLLKLHGFKPVHLTKITEYQDGFVLDKKCNTEITSILKTVLKNTERQEKLIQELIQSNIQLKNEVQQQMNRAARQSQRASELEKMQDGVKAKIQDLEDSYIAKAAEHQKTVQQLQREKSEAQKHCEHLEEKLSENGNVISQLQKQLNVGLNEEDKRIARQNRIFEQFHKRAARSHSVTDQQLLDVIDAYESKIHHQQVELSKWMEKAGGINERVEYEISSTIYNEGNKKLADGTSSYKTILKSYQDQLTECKAQKEQLKQENLSLKKDLQSRPTVTELKLCKQQLKRLERHITQSNIRPKENKKGENKKIFENNEYLLETEYPIILKELGIQDLNDLTQFTKLQRQQLENYKQLVKVLNGIKAIVYRNGVPFELQKESYLQAVENADYGDLLPTIELWAEQLAGLKELQHALQKLLVRLDPYNSIKRIFDENDGVKVEELQHTVEMMLQVTEEDEINSNVIGKPSQPTLLAIVSHFQKLFDVKSISGVYPRMNEVYTKLGEMTNTMRNLRQFFDLDDSASPSTLVHLVEKLCCLLSDRTVHQVHQLLGTLDIESIIRKLQEHEEFFPAFHDLIQELLHVLGVHHLDDILPTVMSLKRLTE from the exons ATGTCGTTAGGAATGCTTTTTCAAACTTCAG GCACCGAAATTCTG GCAGAACAAACTGACTGGGATGAAGTAAATCGATTGCTAAAACTGCATGGCTTTAAGCCAGTTCATTTGACAAAGATAACAGAATACCAAG ATGGATTTGTTCtagataaaaaatgtaacacagaaATAACGTCGATATTAAAGACTGTGTTAAAGAACACTGAACGACAAGAAAAACTGATTCAAGAACTAATACAGTCCAATATTCAACTGAa aaatgaagttCAGCAACAGATGAATCGTGCTGCTCGACAGTCACAACGTGCATCTGAGCTAGAAAAAATGCAAGATGGAGTGAAGGCCAAGATTCAGGATTTAGAGGATAGTTATATTGCCAAGGCTGCTGAACACCAGAAAACTGTGCAACAGTTACAAAGAGAGAAGTCTGAAGCACAG AAACATTGTGAACAtcttgaagaaaaactttctgaaaatggAAATGTTATTTCTCAGCTGCAAAAACAATTGAATGTTGGATTAAATGAAGAAGACAAACGAATTGCCAGACAAAACAGAATTTTTGAACAGTTTCACAAGAGGGCAGCAAGGTCACATTCTGTAACAGATCAGCA GTTGCTTGATGTGATTGATGCTTATGAGTCAAAGATCCATCATCAGCAAGTTGAGCTGAG TAAATGGATGGAAAAAGCAGGTGGCATAAATGAGAGAGTAGAGTATGAGATTTCCAGTACTATATATAATGAAGGCAACAAGAAATTGGCAGATGGTACTTCAAGTTATAAAACGATTCTTAag tccTATCAGGATCAGTTAACAGAATGTAAAGCTCAGAAGGAACAACTAAAACAAGAAAATTTGAGTTTAAAAAAGGACCTGCAGTCACG aCCAACTGTGACTGAATTGAAGTTATGCAAGCAGCAGCTGAAAAGACTAGAACGGCATATTACTCAGAGTAACATCAG gccaaaggagaataaaaaaggagaaaataagaaaatatttgaaaataatgaatatttgcTGGAAACTGAATACCCGATCATTTTAAAG GAGTTGGGGATTCAGGATTTAAATGATCTTACTCAGTTTACAAAACTACAAAGACAACAACTGGAAAATTATAAACAACTTGTAAAG gtGCTTAATGGGATTAAGGCCATTGTATATAGGAACGGAGTCCCATTTGAGTTGCAGAAAGAGTCCTATCTTCAGGCCGTTGAAAATGCCGATTATGGTGATCTCCTTCCAACTATAGAACTCTGGGCTGAGCAGCTGGCAGGTTTGAAG GAACTGCAACATGCACTGCAAAAGTTACTGGTTAGATTGGATCCCTACAATTCAATCAAAAGAATATTTGATGAAAATGATGGAGTGAAGGTTGAAGAACTGCAGCATACTGTGGAAATGATGTTACAAGTAACTGAAGAAGACGAAATAAACTCAAAT GTCATTGGAAAGCCTTCTCAACCAACTCTTCTAGCAATTGTTTCCCATTTTCAGAAATTGTTTGATGTGAAATCTATCAGCGGTGTTTATCCCAGAATGAATGAAGTGTACACAAAGCTGGgagaaatgacaaatacaatgagaAATCTACGACAGTTTTTTGACTTGG ATGATTCTGCTTCTCCAAGCACGTTGGTTCATTTAGTGGAGAAGCTGTGCTGCTTACTCAGCGACAGAACTGTGCATCAAGTACATCAACTTCTGGGCACGCTGGACATCGAGAG TATTATCAGAAAGTTACAAGAACATGAAGaattttttcctgcatttcatgaCCTAATCCAAGAACTACTACATGTACtag GAGTTCATCACCTGGATGATATTCTGCCAACAGTTATGTCCCTAAAGCGCCTAACAGAATaa